One genomic segment of Rhinopithecus roxellana isolate Shanxi Qingling chromosome 6, ASM756505v1, whole genome shotgun sequence includes these proteins:
- the GPR22 gene encoding G-protein coupled receptor 22, whose product MCFSPILEINMQSESNITVRDDIDDINTNMYQPLSYPLSFQVSLTGFLMLEIVLGLGSNLTVLVLYCMKSNLINSVSNIITMNLHVLDVIICVGCIPLTIVILLLSLESNTALICCFHEACVSFASVSTAINVFAITLDRYDISVKPANRILTMGRAVMLMISIWIFSFFSFLIPFIEVNFFSLQSGNTWENKTLLCVSTNEYYTELGMYYHLLVQIPIFFFTVVVMLITYTKILQALNIRIGTRFSTGQKKKARKKKTISLTTQHEATDMSQSSGGRNVVFGVRTSVSVIIALRRAVKRHRERRERQKRVFRMSLLIISTFLLCWTPISVLNTTILCLGPSDLLVKLRLCFLVMAYGTTIFHPLLYAFTRQKFQKVLKSKMKKRVVSIVEADPLPNNAVIHNSWIDPKRNKKITFEDSEIREKCLVPQVVTD is encoded by the coding sequence ATgtgtttttctcccattctggaaaTCAACATGCAGTCTGAATCTAACATTACAGTGCGAGATGACATTGATGACATCAACACCAATATGTACCAACCACTATCATATCCGTTAAGCTTTCAAGTGTCTCTCACCGGATTTCTTATGTTAGAAATTGTGTTGGGACTTGGCAGCAACCTCACCGTATTGGTACTTTACTGCATGAAATCCAACTTAATCAACTCTGTCAGTAACATTATTACGATGAACCTTCATGTACTTGATGTAATAATTTGTGTGGGATGTATTCCTCTAACTATAGTTATCCTTCTGCTTTCACTGGAGAGTAACACTGCTCTCATCTGCTGTTTCCATGAGGCTTGTGTATCTTTTGCAAGTGTCTCAACAGCAATCAACGTTTTTGCTATCACTTTGGACAGATATGACATTTCTGTAAAACCTGCAAACCGAATTCTGACAATGGGCAGAGCTGTAATGCTAATGATAtccatttggattttttcttttttctctttcctgattccTTTTATTGAGGTAAATTTTTTCAGTCTTCAAAGTGGAAATACATGGGAAAACAAGACACTTTTATGTGTCAGTACAAATGAATACTACACGGAACTGGGAATGTATTATCACTTGTTAGTACAGATCCCAATATTCTTTTTCACTGTTGTAGTAATGTTAATCACATACACCAAAATACTTCAGGCTCTTAATATTCGAATAGGCACAAGATTTTCAACAGGgcagaagaagaaagcaagaaagaaaaagacaatttctCTAACCACACAACATGAAGCTACagacatgtcacaaagcagtggTGGGAGAAATGTAGTCTTTGGTGTAAGAACTTCAGTTTCTGTAATAATTGCCCTCCGGCGAGCTGTGAAACGACACCGTGAACGACGAGAAAGACAAAAGAGAGTCTTCAGGATGTCTTTATTgattatttctacatttcttctctgctggacaccaatttctgttttaaataccACTATTTTATGTTTAGGCCCAAGTGACCTTTTAGTAAAATTAAGATTGTGTTTTTTAGTCATGGCTTATGGAACAACTATATTTCACCCTCTATTATATGCATTCACTAGACAAAAATTTCAAAAGGTcttgaaaagtaaaatgaaaaagcgAGTTGTTTCCATAGTGGAAGCTGATCCCCTGCCTAATAATGCTGTAATACACAACTCTTGGATAGAtcctaaaagaaacaaaaaaattacctttgaagatagtgaaataagagaaaaatgtttagtACCTCAGGTTGTCACAGACTAG